In the genome of Gadus morhua chromosome 14, gadMor3.0, whole genome shotgun sequence, one region contains:
- the LOC115558304 gene encoding transcription factor E2F5: MDYEFMEAITSNMTVRSERSLGLLTIKFVTLLQEAKDGVVNLKEAADHLAVKQKRRIYDITNVLEGIGLIEKTSKNSVQWTGLGLSGTHHDDSRLMVLKSELEELELREAVLDQQQVWVQQSIQNTTEDSENFSLAYVNHEDICDCFNGNTLLVVRAPHGTLLDVPIPKAVEDCEERYQIHLKSVNGPIDVLLINKDPAAPAPITLPVPPPRDLFSVSRRAPASSEARLKPRPGRPTSQGPRPPGDGPPAEAASSRVEYQASGADLIADLMTSEVFAPLLKLSPPPSDRDYSYNLDESEGISDLFDVRVLKT; this comes from the exons ATGGACTACGAGTTCATGGAGGCAATCACTTCCAACATGACCGTGAGGAGCGAGAGGAGCTTGGGGCTGCTCACCATCAAGTTTGTGACCCTACTGCAGGAGGCGAAGGACGGGGTTGTGAACCTCAAAGAG GCTGCGGACCACTTGGCTGTCAAACAGAAGAGACGCATCTATGACATAACCAACGTTCTGGAGGGAATCGGTCTGATTGAGAAGACCTCGAAGAACAGTGTGCAATGGAC GGGCCTCGGTCTGTCGGGGACTCACCATGACGACAGCAGGCTGATGGTGCTGAAgtcggagctggaggagctggagctcaGGGAGGCGGTGTTGgaccagcagcaggtctgggtgCAGCAGAGCATCCAGAACACCACAGAGGACTCGGAAAACTTCTC GCTGGCCTATGTGAACCATGAAGACATCTGCGACTGTTTCAATG GGAACACCCTCCTGGTGGTCCGGGCCCCCCACGGCACCCTGCTAGACGTCCCCATCCCCAAGGCG GTGGAGGACTGCGAGGAGCGCTACCAGATCCATCTGAAGAGCGTCAACGGGCCCATCGACGTGCTGCTCATCAACAAGGACCCCGCCGCCCCGGCCCCCATCACGCTGCCCGTCCCCCCGCCCCGGGACCTCTTCTCCGTCAGCAGGCGGGCCCCTGCCTCCTCTGAGGCCCGACTCAAGCCCAGGCCGGGACGACCCACCTCGCAGGGCCCGAGGCCGCCGGGGGACGGCCCCCCTGCGGAGGCTGCGTCCAGTCGAGTGGAGTACCAAG CCTCAGGTGCAGATCTGATCGCGGACCTCATGACCTCTGAAG TGTTCGCCCCCCTGCTGAagctgtctcctcctcccagcgACCGCGACTACAGCTACAACCTGGACGAGAGCGAAGGCATCTCCGATCTCTTCGATGTCCGCGTCCTCAAAACCTGA
- the LOC115559323 gene encoding stereocilin: MAENGPAKASVGLTSVTLAVWILLLVPALPERTGESSDPRRELIKELLSKWSKGGVWNTPQAPGPGPDRDQKVLHPLVRSIMGGLKTLGLFPNNDPGPSSPNRAVDRHRLSSFLYNISQYLQEMGAELEEGPASEEQLWEKVLQSFIQSEGSAAQSQWSGQGPPRPSVRLQDWFLALRGSPHWDWALGLLESLISLSERQPHRPLLAFLSQNWRTASALLDAMLQGLVSGSYGQASAALQGFICALKGRADCSFSVSWLQQLLLFLEGRSWRPVVSVHPMGGGPDSHRAPAASGRLRPFSLPPEATEEGGPLGSGPLGSDPLGSGPPGNGSLGDVEELWSLAEDLGSMQSFLLSALSRSGAGGRAGPPAERSPALVARLDGLRRGLVHRVGNTVYRSLRTKVSRVTMAMLDDVSSRVELPHANPQGKCSVGDLRQLILWGIKHNVTWNTQALGFSSQGPPAAPPFLSCPDVADPGPESSGPLARPHASLRPTLLSRKHTPPITISQRQAPRREAPEPLLSSEILEAACNASIPGLTGVSNFTVFLYCNLFSAENRSGAAGPAAGGPDLHATCSDAAWYLWAAEEDFLWVHVCSEFFAQEFNNTVCANSSFWLQRAHQAAASKDDPYFNPSSISQLCVALSGEPVRSTAPPDPACLDALASHALTATDFHRCFLPNDSALISALCGPPDRAPEGGWAAEYCSKASPPPRAGPGDPCDYGAWQPESFTNASLLESCGGPRGLRDYLCDPASLPPQGPDEPDLDELCADGAPEPEPGPCFLQRFFQLLPAPYDFDSSQLCADPGPLLLEALGRLSSCQLDEGPRGGWLGALGYALRVLDFMVGVSAGLEEGEGEARAGLAQAILLSSLLDNASFWGALRPQAARSVLHTVGRFLRMEQDPALKEDLLGCFSPLLWELIQREDNSSSLRVLMQEYLQMPRESIRTLVMSAEKDAVKRFLSHVHQSWDQLHVETTQASQQELQAMESMTAAFIHKFPRVTPELFLDLSQFIPFMSVSDILTFPASLIVNDSVLMAIRDHSAEMRPDQKQAFVKRLLQSSVLGDVPTWPPYFLSSLLPLLPHLPVHRFQQLTSQQLAPLVELLANSSLDGTRGRHVLRTLLHRRKNLTGDHLLRLGGLACYLDPADLGPLLQGPLLQPRSAGLWQQLARCVSEGHLSPAGRLSTLLLPAVAALDSSLLSREELSALSGLLPRLGASFLEPLPTPRLLELLTAPGVPSYPPAQASLLLSRISEDTKITMETLCRLKPLLPGLSLAVLRALGWSEISSGASCQCWSSLGSGLRAGQRAMVFSALQEALLSGGVMNTSLGAPCLGPFVPLRRLMELVEGEAVLEDLRPYREVHWLPQQAQLLFKKIQEVKNISRELVQDLGHMTGGMSCDWLRLWNNDTDFSKLVKLVSDLPEIIRPALRKCIVEELRIHPEISLDDLHPWFAAALPVTMAERLSNTSLTRILVLLRRNLPAFLTLPRYKQMHLAERALTVLASPRALAEGALEGDSLDLLGPLVPFLERGTLALVDREALIVRLDDLRGYCWPSDPLGGLGPLLGERTLLGEPSKWEVQDVEHLGRLVLTLSAKQINSIPLAVLTRDAVEQVLVAQRRWEETRAGRACDAHCTDPRRRAELTDGLLRGIVRPRSRRAKVPVPSCADIRGTTPSAWTANQLSRMTPEDLRLCVDVIGQDKSLSPEQRRALWLKYRQVLGPARELSAEQLLLLGAVVTEMGERELQEAELAQPGVLEQLGALGAWSPQKMRAVVVSVLRKRRQRVEQLTAPDLASLGGLVCGLHPPEINRIDAYNLSLAVLFLREVVLPCSEEQLQALTGRLSRPEAFGVVSGWGPEVFTEIGTLAAGLQDMALSSLVREQIEGLTLEAIPLIPPKKMAVVLSAAQLSWLSGEQAWAVTPEQWAELDGRQRHALGLVQYEGDVLLEMRGRNGAPASRSADRLARCFLAAWILLRLID, translated from the exons ATGGCAGAGAACGGGCCGGCCAAGGCCTCCGTGGGGCTCACCTCCGTCACCCTCGCCGTGTGGATCCTTCTGCTGGTCCCAGCGCTGCCGGAGAGGACAG GAGAGTCCAGCGATCCCAGGAGGGAGCTCATCAAGGAGCTGCTGTCAAAGTGGAGCAAGGGAGGCGTCTGGAACACGCCCCAGGCCCCGGGGCCAGGACCGGACCGGGACCAGAAGGTCCTCCACCCCCTGGTGAGGAGCATCATGGGGGGCCTCAAAACCCTCGGGCTCTTCCCCAACAACGACCCGGGCCCCTCATCCCCGAACAGGGCGGTGGACCGCCACCGCCTGTCCAGCTTCCTGTACAACATCTCCCAGTACCTCCAGGAGATGGGagcggagctggaggagggccCGGCCAGCGAGGAGCAGCTGTGGGAGAAGGTCCTGCAGTCCTTCATCCAGTCGGAGGGCAGCGCTGCGCAGAGCCAGTGGAGCGGCCAGGGCCCGCCGCGGCCCAGCGTGCGGCTCCAGGACTGGTTCCTGGCCCTGCGGGGCAGCCCGCACTGGGACTGGGCCCTGGGGCTCCTGGAGAGCCTGATCTCCCTCTCGGAGCGCCAGCCCCATCGGCCCCTCCTGGCCTTCCTGTCCCAGAACTGGCGCACGGCGTCAGCGCTGCTGGACGCCATGCTGCAGGGCCTGGTGAGCGGCAGCTACGGCCAGGCCAGCGCCGCCCTGCAGGGCTTCATCTGCGCGCTGAAGGGCCGCGCCGACTGCTCCTTCAGCGTCAGctggctgcagcagctgctgctcTTCCTGGAGGGGCGGAGCTGGAGGCCCGTGGTCAGCGTGCACCccatggggggggggcccgACAGCCACCGGGCCCCCGCCGCCTCCGGGCGTCTGAGGCCCTTCAGCCTGCCCCCCGAGGCCACGGAGGAGGGGGGCCCCCTGGGCAGCGGCCCCCTGGGCAGCGACCCCCTGGGGAGCGGCCCCCCTGGTAACGGCTCCCTGGGAGACGTGGAGGAGCTGTGGTCCCTGGCGGAGGACCTGGGCTCCATGCAGAGCTTCCTGCTGAGCGCCCTGTCGCGgtcgggggccgggggccgcgCGGGGCCTCCGGCCGAGAGGAGCCCCGCCCTGGTGGCGCGGCTGGACGGGCTGCGGCGGGGGCTGGTGCACCGCGTGGGCAACACCGTCTACAGGAGCCTGAGGACCAAGGTGTCCCGCGTCACCATGGCGATGCTGGATGACGTCAGCAGCCGGGTTGAGCTCCCGCACGCCAACCCCCAGGGGAAGTGCTCCGTCG GTGACCTGAGACAGCTAATCCTATG GGGGATCAAACACAACGTGACCTGGAACACCCAGGCTCTGGGCTTCAGCTCCCAGgggccccccgccgcccccccgttCCTGTCCTGCCCCGACGTTGCAGACCCCGGCCCCGAGTCCTCCGGGCCCCTGGCCCGGCCCCACGCGTCCCTAAGACCCACGCTGCTGTCAAGGAAACACACCCCTCCCATCACCATCTCCCAGAGACAGGCCCCCCGGAGAGAGGCCCCTGAGCCCCTGCTGTCCTCAGAGATCCTGGAGGCGGCGTGCAACGCCTCCATCCCTGGGCTCACCGGCGTGTCCAACTTCACCGTCTTCCTGTACTGCAACCTGTTCTCCGCGGAGAACAGGTCGGGGGCCGCGGGGCCAGCCGCCGGGGGCCCCGACCTGCACGCCACCTGCTCCGACGCCGCATGGTACCTGTGGGCGGCCGAGGAGGACTTCCTGTGGGTCCACGTCTGCAGCGAGTTCTTCGCCCAGGAGTTCAACAACACGGTCTGCGCCAACTCCTCCTTCTGGCTGCAGAGAGCGCATCAG GCCGCGGCCTCTAAGGACGACCCGTACTTCAACCCATCCAGCATCAGCCAGCTGTGTGTGGCGCTGTCGGGGGAGCCGGTGAGGAGCACGGCGCCCCCGGACCCCGCCTGCCTGGACGCGCTGGCGTCCCACGCCCTGACCGCGACCGACTTCCACCGCTGCTTCCTGCCCAACGACTCGGCCCTGATCTCCGCGCTGTGCGGCCCCCCAGACCGGGCCCCCGAGGGCGGCTGGGCGGCGGAGTACTGCTCCAAggcctcccccccgccccgggcGGGCCCCGGGGACCCCTGCGACTACGGGGCGTGGCAGCCAGAGAGCTTCACCAACGCCTCCCTGCTGGAGAGCTgcggggggccccggggcctgagGGACTACCTCTGTGACCCCGCCTCCCTGCCGCCCCAGGGGCCTGACGAGCCCGACCTCGACGAGCTGTGCGCCGACGGGGCCCCTGAGCCGGAGCCCGGGCCCTGCTTCCTGCAGAGGTTCTTCCAGCTGCTGCCGGCGCCGTACGACTTCGACAGCTCCCAGCTGTGCGCGGACCCCGGGCccctgctgctggaggcccTGGGGCGGCTGAGCTCCTGCCAGCTGGACGAGGGGCCCCGCGGCGGCTGGCTGGGGGCCCTGGGCTACGCGCTGCGCGTGCTAGACTTCATGGTGGGGGTGTCggcggggctggaggagggcgagggcgaggcCAGGGCGGGGCTGGCCCAGGCCATCCTGCTCTCCAGCCTCCTGGACAACGCCTCCTTCTGGGGCGCGCTGAGGCCCCAGGCCGCCCGCAGCGTCCTGCACACGGTGGGACGCTTCCTCCGCATGGAGCAGGACCCTGCCCTCAAAGAGGACCTGCTGGGCTGCTTCAGC CCTCTGCTGTGGGAGCTGATCCAGAGAGAGGACAACTCCTCGTCGCTGCGCGTCCTTATGCAG GAGTACCTCCAGATGCCCAGGGAGAGCATCCGCACACTGGTGATGTCTGCGGAGAAGGACGCTGTGAAGAGGTTCCTCTCCCACGTGCATCAGAGCTGGGACCAGCTCCACGTTGAAACCACACAG GCGTCCCAGCAGGAGCTCCAGGCAATGGAGTCCATGACCGCCGCCTTCATCCACAAGTTCCCGCGCGTGACTCCTGAGCTCTTCCTTGACCTGTCGCAGTTCATTCCTTTCATGTCCGTCTCCGACATCCTGACCTTCCCCGCTTCGCTCATCGTCAACGACAGCGT GTTGATGGCTATCCGCGACCACAGCGCAGAGATGCGTCCGGACCAGAAGCAGGCGTTCGTCAAGCGGCTGCTGCAGTCCAGCGTTCTGGGGGACGTCCCCACCTGGCCCCCCTACTTCCTCAGCTCGCTGCTCCCCCTGCTGCCACACCTCCCAGTCCACCGCTTCCAGCAGCTCACCTCCCAGCAG CTGGCTCCTCTGGTGGAGCTGCTGGCCAACAGCAGCCTGGACGGCACCAGGGGGCGCCACGTTCTGCGGACCCTCCTGCACCGCAGGAAGAACCTGACCGGGGACCACCTGCTGAG GTTGGGGGGGCTGGCGTGCTACCTGGACCCGGCCGACCTGGGGCCCCTCCTCCAGGGGCCCCTGCTCCAGCCCCGGTCCGCTGGCCTCTGGCAGCAGCTGGCCCGCTGCGTGTCGGAGGGCCACCTCAGCCCCGCCGGCCGG ctctccACCTTGCTGCTCCCTGCAGTAGCCGCTCTGGACTCCAGCCTCCTGTCCCGTGAGGAGCTGTCAGCGCTCAGCGGCCTGCTGCCCCGGCTCGGGGCCTCCTTCCTGGAGCCGCTGCCCACCCCCCGGCTCCTGGAGCTCCTGACAGCCCCGGGGGTCCCCAGCTACCCCCCTGCTCAG GCGTCTCTGCTGCTCTCGAGGATCTCAGAGGACACCAAG ATCACCATGGAGACGCTGTGCCGGCTGAAGCCCCTCCTCCCCGGCCTGTCCCTGGCCGTGCTGCGGGCCCTGGGCTGGTCTGAGATCAGCTCCGGGGCCTCCTGCCAGTGCTGGAGCAGCCTCGGGTCTGGTCTGAGAGCCGGCCAGAGAGCCATGGTGTTCTCCGCTCTGCAGGag GCGCTGCTGAGCGGGGGGGTGATGAACACCTCGCTGGGGGCCCCGTGCCTCGGGCCCTTCGTCCCGCTGAGGAGGTTgatggagctggtggagggggaggcggtgCTGGAGGACCTGCGCCCCTACAGGGAGGTCCACTGGCTCCCCCAGCAG GCCCAACTGCTGTTCAAGAAGATCCAAGAAGTTAAAAACATCAGCAGAGAATTGGTTCA GGATCTAGGTCACATGACCGGTGGaatgagctgtgattggcttaGGCTTTGGAACAATGACACAGACTTTTCAAAGTTAGTTAAGTTGGTCAGTGATCTTCCTGAAATTATAAGACCGGCTCTG AGGAAATGTATCGTGGAAGAGCTGAGAATCCACCCGGAGATCAGCCTGGATGATCTCCACCCCTGGTTCGCTGCAGCGTTACC CGTCACCATGGCCGAGCGGCTCTCCAACACGTCTCTGACCCGGATCCTGGTCCTGCTCAGGAGGAACCTCCCGGCGTTCCTGACGCTCCCGCGCTACAAGCAGATGCACCTAGCCGAGCGGGCCCTGACCGTCCTG GCTTCCCCCAGGGCCCTAGCTGAAGGGGCCCTCGAGGGGGACAGCCTGGACCTGCTGGGGCCCCTGGTCCCCTTCCTGGAGCGGGGGACTCTGGCCCTGGTGGACCGCGAGGCCCTCATCGTGCGGCTGGACGACCTGAGGGGCTACTGCTGGCCAAGTGACCCCCTGGGGGGCCTGGGGCCCCTGCTGGGAGAGAGGACCCTGCTGGG GGAGCCGTCCAAGTGGGAGGTCCAGGACGTGGAACATCTAGGACGGCTGGTCCTCACGCTGTCGGCCAAGCAGATCAACTCTATCCCCCTG GCCGTGCTGACCCGGGACGCGGTGGAGCAGGTGCTGGTGGCGCAGCGGCGCTGGGAGGAGACGAGGGCGGGAAGGGCCTGTGATGCCCACTGCACGGACCCCCGTCGACGGGCAGAGCTCACGGACGGCCTGCTGCGAGGGATCGTCAGGCCACGGAGCAGGAGAGCCAAAG TCCCGGTCCCAAGCTGTGCGGACATCAGAGGGACCACTCCCTCCGCCTGGACGGCCAATCAGCTGAGCCGAATGACCCCGGAGGATCTGAGGCTGTGTGTGGACGTGATTGGTCAGGACAAGTCCCTGAGCCCGGAGCAACGCCGGGCGCTGTGGTTAAAGTAccgacag gtcTTGGGTCCAGCGAGGGAGCTGAGCGCGGAGCAGCTCCTGCTGCTGGGCGCGGTGGTCACCGAGATGGGCGAGAGGGAGCTGCAGGAGGCAGAGCTCGCCCAGCCGGGGGTCCTGGAGCAGCTGGGGGCCCTTGGGGCCTGGAGCCCTCAGAAG ATGAGGGCGGTGGTCGTGAGTGTCCTGAGGAAGCGGCGACAGAGGGTGGAGCAGCTGACGGCGCCGGACCTGGCGTCGCTCGGGGGGCTGGTCTGCGGCCTGCACCCCCCCGAGATCAACCGGATCGACGCCTACAATCTCAG CCTGGCTGTCCTGTTCCTGCGGGAGGTGGTGCTGCCTTGCTCAGAGGAGCAGCTTCAGGCCCTGACCGGGCGGCTGTCCCGGCCCGAGGCCTTCGGGGTGGTGTCCGGCTGGGGGCCCGAGGTGTTCACCGAGATCGGGACGTTGGCAG CGGGGCTGCAGGACATGGCGCTGTCCTCCCTGGTGAGAGAGCAGATAGAGGGTCTCACACTGGAAGCCATTCCCCTGATCCCCCCCAAGAAGATGGCG GTGGTCCTGAGCGCGGCCCAGCTGTCCTGGCTGAGCGGGGAGCAGGCCTGGGCCGTGACCCCGGAGCAGTGGGCGGAGCTGGACGGCCGGCAGCGCCACGCCCTGGGCCTGGTCCAGTACGAGGGGGACGTGCTGCTGGAGatgagag GGAGGAACGGGGCTCCGGCCTCCAGATCAGCAGACAGACTCGCCCGTTGTTTCCTGGCTGCATGGATTCTGCTACGGCTAATAGATTAA